CTTTGAGGTATGTTTGAGAtaagaaagggataaaaggagtaggaggagaaaaagaagaagatgatgatgaaaagaaaatcttgaagataaagatgaggaaaagaaaataattctctctctctctctctctctctctctctctctctctctctctgtgtgtgtgtgtgtgtgtgtgtgtgtgtgcagggcggCAGGGATTGGGACTGGTGGCTGTACACGGAGGGGCCGCGAGGTGGGAAGGACGCCCTAGTGCCTGAGGTGTCGCGGACGGGGCACGcgggggcggcgggcggcgcaCACGTCACTGGCTGGGAACAACACCTATTCTTCAACGGCAGACTCATTAGCGACAACGTTTCACCTGTGCTTACCGGTCtgccaaggtgagagagagagagagagagagagagagagacttttctaTTATCCTCATATTATTTTGCTTAAAAGAAAATCAGTCACAAAATCCAACTTGCTTTACTTCTGGCAGGCTGGTCGGCAAGAATTACTCTGAGTGGATGGACCAGGAAATCCGCCACGCCAAAAAGCTTCGCCTATCGGCCCATCCCTGCCATGTCCACCCCGTGCCGGCCAatcaggtgacacacacacacacacacacacacacacacacacacacacaccgcgttgtgtagtggttagtacgctcgactcacaatcgaaagggcctgcgggttcgaatcccggtaagcggcgaggcaaatgggcaagtctgtTAATGTgtgtcccctgttcacctagcagtaaataggtacgggatgtaactcgagggggtgtggcctcgctttcccggtgtgtggagtgtgttgatgtggtctcagtcctacccgaagatcggtctatgaactctgagctcgctctgtaatggggaagactggctgggtgaccagcagacggccgaggtgaatcacacatgcataacacaaaacaccttcctatctttcataataataaccactctctctctctctctctctctctctctctctctctctctctctctctctctctctctctcagacaggtCCCTTTGTTCTGTTCCTCGGTGTTGTGAGCCGCGCTGATCCTCATAACGCATTCTTCCTCCTGCAgacggtaagagagagagagagagagagagagagagagagagagagagagagagagagagagagagagagagagagagagagagagagagagagagagagagagagagagagagagagagagagagagagagagagagagagagagagagagagagagagagagagagagagagagagagagagagagagagagagagagagagagagagagagagagagagagagagagagagagagagagagagagagagagagagagagagagagagagagagagagagagagagagagagagagagagagagagagagagagagagagagagagagagagagagagagagagagagagagagagagagagagagagagagagagagagagagagagagagagagagagagagagagagagagagagagagagagagagagagagagagagagagagagagagagagagagagagagagagagagagagagagagagagagagagagagagagagagagagagagagagagagagagagagagagagagagagagagagagagagagagagagagagagagagagagagagagagagagagagagagagagagagagagagagagagagagagagagagagagagagagagagagagagagagagagagagagagagagagagagagagagagagagagagagagagagagagagagagagagagagagagagagagagaaactgagtcttttttttttcttgatttcgtTAGTAAGTGCCCGACATCGCATAGTTGAAAGTCGAAATGATATTCACTGTTACTATCAGCTAgaaattctaacctaacctaacataacataacataacctaacataacgTCAGTGTGTCTCTTCATAATGCACGTCCTTCTAAAATACTTTACTCTCACCATCACAACTATTTTTAAAGGTCACAGATGATCAGCCGAgttctcaatagtgtttctcgTTAACAATGTGGAAATTTTGTGTAtccatcactactactgtttAAAAGAAACAAGCTTAATAATTAATGGAGTTTATAAGGCTTGTATTCAAAAACGCTTAGGTCTCTCACAACGGCCATTTTCAGTCCACAAATatttagcgaggttttcaagagtatttcctCAGTTAgtagtgtagaaatattgtcactagaagcaagaaaaaaaaaaaaaaattaaaaaaaacgtgtagatgtaaataaaaccttttgaaatagtggaggtgaagcaaagaAATGTTAGAGAATAAGAGCCTTTTAAACCAGAGAGCATTTGAAAcatatagtggaggtgaggcggggcagaagtgtttcaggatgagaacttcacttttttctcagtGTCTGGGCACGGATGACCAAGAGGTGAAGGAGTTATATGAGGGAGTGATCAGGTTGAGAGTACGCCCTTATTCTCCTATCCACTCTCACCGTGCCCGTGCAGACCACCTACAATACGCCCACAGCTGCATGGATCCCAAAGCTATGCAGAAAAAGTTCTATGGGAGAGgcgggaatgaggaagaagaggaggaggaggaggaggaggaggataaggggaAAGTGTTGTATCTCGTTGGCTGTCCTCTATCTAAGTACTGGTAAGTGATAGtggcgttgttgttggtggtggtggtggtatagtaatAATGCACAAACCATCATCATTAACTCCTCTTCCTTGCGTTCCTGTAGCAAACACTCCATTGGAACAAGAGAGTGGACGGTGCCGACACACGCAGCACTGAAGGAGGCCATGAAGATAGCTTGGCGGAGGAGGATGGATGGCATAAGACGGCATCATAGGTAACATTTCTTCCATTAtctccttcactactgggacgcttattttaccatgagttttgggtataattggacgattttatttacattaggaagggtctatggaggtcaggagattaatggccacggtcttcactatttcagtcctctacataagtttatgaagctgcataaaatcatgcaccaaatagtaatcagaactaatatggaaacgagtcatggtactgaaggagttatccCTGCCTCACCTTCCCTGTGTTTCCAATGTCTCCAATTCCTTCCCATTCTTGTAATAAAATTATTGAAAGATGCAACAAAAGACaatttgaagaaaaaattaaattagtagttgcatttctgtgatattttttttttttttttttaataatttgtgCCTCGAGCTTTtataattaatcccttcagtatgtgccatgacgcgtttccatattcattcttgttgctatttggtgattttacacaacttcagaaacttatgtggggattacaatagtgaagactgtggccattaaccttctgccctccatagaccgctcctaatgtcaataaaacggtctaacggtacacaaaattcatgataaaaactGGAGGTTAATAGCTCCGAGCGGAAATGTTATAAGAAAGAATTTTGAAGTTGTATTTGTTGcatattatttctattgttattatttgttctctttgaaccaaattactactactactactactactacaatactactatGTTGCAGGGTGCGCGTGGCTGCGGCATTATTGGACGAACGATTTTCACTCAATAACACGAGACGAatacgaccatcaccaccacgaccaccaccaccaccactactaccacttgcactaccactaccaccaccatcaccaccaccactaaatccCTAGAAATTAAAAGGTTACGGAAAGtgagagtgtttggcaagagatagataagtaaattaaCCAATcgagagatagaaataaatcATTCACATCATGTACTTACGCACACTTCATACTGGTATCATTTTATCCCTGTATGTGTGGATggaagtaatctctctctctctctctctctctctctctctctcttacattaaacgttttgtcttccttcttctaagcctaactattactactggtggtggtggtgttgctgttactactactactactgctgctgctgctgctgctgctgctactactactactactactactactactactactactactactattgcgtATTAGGCATCATACAATTTCTGAATTAGCATCCTGTGGTTATTTTTGTCGCCATTAGATTCCACTATACATTTGTATGGACTAAACTCGTCTCCATTCCTTTCCACACTTGTTCGCTGTCTAATATTTCCACCATTTGtgtgctttattattattattactattattattattattattatttattattattattattatttattatcattattattattattattattattattattattgttatcgttttattattattacttattatggttatttttgttattattatttattattttattattatcatcatcattattattatatgttatCTATAAGACTACAACCAGTGTGGTAAGGATGTGGTTGACGCCGCAGCCAAGATTCAAGACGGCCTCTCCGCCATAAACAACACCGCTGCCTCTCCCTCGGTCCCTCCTCCAGTCCTCCACCGCCCTAAAACTTCCGTTGCTCGGGATGGAACAGCACACCTGCTGACACCCTGCCAGTAACAACTGTGTCAGTACTGGGGGACACTCTTCCCTGCAACCTTGGATAGTGACAATGGCAACGGTCCCGCGCCTTAGATGGTGCTATCTCCTACCTCTGCACGAGTCCGTTCCGCCTCAGTCAACAGACTTAACACTCAACAGTCAACAGTTATTACTCACACTCACAACGTTCACAGCTCGCTTGGCTTGCGGTGGCGTCATTTGTCTCCTGATGCCCCTGCCACTGCCACACAGCCATACAGCTGTCCCTCAGACCGTTGGTCATCAAGTACTTGACGCTCCACTGGTCGCCTCTCCATTCAcaccgcactgcactgcactgtgcTCACTACTCTTGCCCCTGAGCTCTGACCATCACAAAACTGGCCCTGCCCGCCCTCCAGCAGGCACCGGCACCGGCACTCTCAAGCATCCATCTCTCAACCACAAGCTGCCGCCCTCCGTCTCACCTGTGCCTTCCTGAGCCAGCCTAGCCAGCCGTCACGCCCCGGCAGTACTGCTCCTGAGCCAGCTCAGCTGGTTGAGTCTTGCTGGTGccaccactaacaataacacacaaGAGACAAGATACGGGTCCAGGTGAGACAGGAGCGGGAGAGACGCAGGCTTGCATCTTGTCATCGCTTCACTGAGGTAGGTAATGTTGCCGCCAGTGACAGATATACAAGCTTTACATTTTGTTGAGAGACAAAAGAGTCGGTGGTCAACATGAAGTGTTGGGGTGGGCCTCAATGTTTGCCGGGTTTGTTTGTTAGGGAAGAGAAAGGTTAGCGTTTCATGGCTTACTCAAACACATTAGGATAATAATGGACTCCTCCTTATATTGTGAGGGTTTCCTTCCAGACCTTCCTGAAAGCCATTGTGAACATATCAAGATAGTAGAAAGTGGCTAAAACAATGTCACTAACACTCCTGGTGCTACTGGTGACTCCAAATTTCTACCCCTAAAGCAGGAGGTGTGGGAGTGCAGGGTTTTTGGTTACATTTTCATTTGGTTACTTTTGATTATGGAAAGAGTGATAGTGAAGCTTAGGTTAGGGGAAGGTAAAAAATGTTAAGCACATTTGTGATTTATGTTCTCATGGTAGTGATTAATTTTCTAACAAGGTGTGAAATTTTCATAGTActttgtttgtgttattatgAATACAGAATGTGCTTGATGGGtgtgtcttaaccccttcagtactgggatgcactTTTACCCTGTGTTTTGGATACAATTAAATAATTTTATTTAccttatgaagggtctatggaattcagaagattaatggccagagtcttcactattagtTATAATctacacataaatttctgaagctgtataaaagcaccAAGTAGTAATCAgattaaatatgaaaatgcatcatagtactgaaggatttaagTGGTTGAGGTCTGGTGTGGGGAAGGGGAAAGCCATATTGAGACTGGTAAAAGACTGAAATATGGATTATCACTAGCTTGGAACCAAAGGATTGCTGATGCCAATGCattgataatgaaggaaagaaattattttGGGTTAAATGGTAGATATTGTTATGGGAATGATTTGTGACACTGACTTGGTTATTTAATAGTACGAGTAATgtgaacaaataaacataatCTGTCTTTCAGCAAGGGCTCACCAACTAAGGCTATACTTCTAATTCATAAGGTGACTCCAAACTAAGTGTGAGGAGCAGCTGATGGTGACCTAGCGGCAGCAGTGCTGGTAGTGTCATGTCTGGCTTAGCGTCACCAAGATCCCCGGGCTCGGGGGATTTGGCTCAGGACGGCTACGACtatgaggatgataatgatgcaGACCTTGAGGACTCCAGAGACTATGAGGACCGGGAAAGtgatgaaggtgaggaggagatgggatcTAACTTTAAACCCCttcgatactgggacacatttctaccttgaaatttgtgtacaattagaccattttattgacattaggaagggtctatggagatctgaagattgatggccagtcttcactattttaatctcccacataagtttctggagttgtatcaaatcaccaaatagtaagcagaatgaatatggaaatgcatctcggtactcaagaggttaaaataCTTCAATActaagatgcatttttactgtgagtttgggatagctatgatttttttttctctctttctctctctctctctctctctctctctctctctctctctctctctctctctctctctctctctctctctctctctctctctctctctccccttatgtTAGGaatggtctgtggaggtcagattaTTCATGCCCAGTGTCCTCACTATCATAAACCcccacatgattttctgaagctgcaatATTGCTAaatgataagcagaatgaatatgaaaatgtgtctttGTACTGAAGGATTTAAAACACttctgcctacacacacacctccactagTTTTTAAATTGTTTAGTTGAAATGGCATGGGTTTTTCAGGGCTTTTTCAGGGTAACAGTGAGTTGCCGTAGTGTTCCTTTCTAGGGAGGAGACTACAAATACCCCCAAGTCTGCAACATTCATCATGTATGATCTAATTTTTTATCTGTagaacacatttttcttctactaaacctaattttttcttcactaaaaCACAGCATCAGGTGTCTCAACCAACTAACGCTagccccttttctcttctcttctgctttctcttttctttctctctttccttcttttaattgcAATATGTGCTTCTCTTAGCCAATTGTACTCCTACATAGAAAATAGACTAAGAAGATTTCCATGTTATGAACAGGAGAACCAGACTCATTATCTTTGTGCCTTTGAAAATTGGTGGGGTAAGAAAGTAGACCATTTCTCAGTACAAGTCatagtaagattttttttttttttttctgggaaaGTGAtgaaggcaaggaggaagagggagagagaatagaaaataattattttatctttattgttttatttgttcattcttcTTAGGATGGTCAAGAGgacagaagaaaatatttcttattTAACTACTATTTCCAAAAAGTGTAGTAGGCATTTTTTTGGCGTCATTTAGCTAGGTAGACTTTATGCACATCTGCTGTTctactcttcattccttctgtcACTGCTACTCACCTTTATCACATTCAGCCTtcactcctcttcattcctccagTCACTGCTACCCACCTTTATCACATTCAGCCCtcactcttcttcattcctcctgtcAGTGCTACCCACCTTTATCACATTCagccctcactcctctccatcCAATCCTTTgtctttgcttgtgtgtgtatttacctagttgtattgtacagggttcgagcatgGCTCATAGTATCcggtctccatttatccaatttttctttaaagttgtgCACATTAAgtactgtaacaacttcatcactcagtgcattccacttttccaccattctatgtggaaaactgtactattttccagtatccttcacacactgcctcatcctaatctttacatgtcctcttttccttctatctttttctgttaccagcaccaggtcttccttgtctatcttttcaatgccattgactatcttgtacattgttattaggtcccctcattctcttctattgtgtaaggttggcagtcccatttccttcagcctttcttcttatgttaggtcctttaattccgacaccatctttgtagctatcttctggatccgttctaatcttcttatatttttctagagctcggtgaccacaccactgctgcatattctagcttaGGATGtgtcatgcttgtgataatttttttcatcatatctttgtgtgtgtgtgtgtgtgtgtgtgtgtgtgtgtgtgtgtgtgtgtgtgtgtgttcacctagtttacctagttgtaattttacagggcctgggtatcatactcgtgtggccccgtctccatatctacacacatccaactttcctttaaaactatgcacactcctcgctgacaccacctcctcactcaaactattccacacctccacacatctctgtgggaaactatatatcttcacatccttcaagcatattcccttggctgtc
The window above is part of the Portunus trituberculatus isolate SZX2019 chromosome 38, ASM1759143v1, whole genome shotgun sequence genome. Proteins encoded here:
- the LOC123514861 gene encoding protein O-linked-mannose beta-1,2-N-acetylglucosaminyltransferase 1-like isoform X1, with product MRGRVLSETLITWEPTVRGTEGSPPLLLDVSLNSLVSGERCRGGNKGVQMEQHKFCQDYDGYCDLCTCDPPFLLSEDTFPPGFPMKENIPITIVTANNPHHLYRLLKNLRWVAGAGQTEVVVVVDGPHEETIRLTRLFGHRVIVHTPQGVPGENTRTNSNIAFALHTALSLWPAADKVILLEDDLLLAPDLLRYFHQTAWLLDTDSSLSFVGAFGQNSYPTTAACLDTVLRVEMYPQYGWMTSRRWVEHILPLWVPQGGGRDWDWWLYTEGPRGGKDALVPEVSRTGHAGAAGGAHVTGWEQHLFFNGRLISDNVSPVLTGLPRLVGKNYSEWMDQEIRHAKKLRLSAHPCHVHPVPANQTGPFVLFLGVVSRADPHNAFFLLQTCLGTDDQEVKELYEGVIRLRVRPYSPIHSHRARADHLQYAHSCMDPKAMQKKFYGRGGNEEEEEEEEEEEDKGKVLYLVGCPLSKYCKHSIGTREWTVPTHAALKEAMKIAWRRRMDGIRRHHRVRVAAALLDERFSLNNTRRIRPSPPRPPPPPLLPLALPLPPPSPPPLNP
- the LOC123514861 gene encoding protein O-linked-mannose beta-1,2-N-acetylglucosaminyltransferase 1-like isoform X4, yielding MYPQYGWMTSRRWVEHILPLWVPQGGGRDWDWWLYTEGPRGGKDALVPEVSRTGHAGAAGGAHVTGWEQHLFFNGRLISDNVSPVLTGLPRLVGKNYSEWMDQEIRHAKKLRLSAHPCHVHPVPANQTGPFVLFLGVVSRADPHNAFFLLQTCLGTDDQEVKELYEGVIRLRVRPYSPIHSHRARADHLQYAHSCMDPKAMQKKFYGRGGNEEEEEEEEEEEDKGKVLYLVGCPLSKYCKHSIGTREWTVPTHAALKEAMKIAWRRRMDGIRRHHRVRVAAALLDERFSLNNTRRIRPSPPRPPPPPLLPLALPLPPPSPPPLNP